A genomic segment from Chitinophaga flava encodes:
- a CDS encoding LacI family DNA-binding transcriptional regulator: protein MKNVNIRELARELNLSPSTVSKALRDSYEISAATKERIRALAEKLNYIPNAYAGSLRGRKSKNIAVVLPEVADSFFSIAINGIEAAVKPKGYHVIIYLTHESYAGEAAILKDFQSGRVDGVLLSVSRETTTAAHVQELLEKEVPVVFFDRVLEAVPVPKIVTDDFESAYRATTHLIEQGCRRIAYLGLSESLSICNRRREGCEQALEDHSLPCLRRNMLTCSTDATQNFRMVKKLLQHPERPDGIIASVEKLTATVYQACQQLALHMPEDIRLVCFSNLEIATILQPSLSTVTQPAFDMGKAAAETLVKWLEKRTLTAKDVRIVIPSELMVRGSSGK, encoded by the coding sequence ATGAAAAATGTCAACATCAGGGAGCTGGCGCGGGAGCTGAATCTTTCACCGTCTACTGTTTCCAAGGCGTTGCGCGACAGCTATGAGATCAGTGCAGCCACCAAGGAGCGGATAAGGGCATTGGCGGAAAAGCTGAATTATATTCCCAATGCATATGCCGGCAGTTTAAGGGGCCGTAAGAGCAAAAATATCGCAGTGGTACTGCCTGAGGTGGCAGACAGTTTCTTTTCAATCGCTATTAATGGAATAGAGGCCGCTGTGAAGCCGAAAGGATATCATGTGATTATTTACCTTACGCATGAGAGCTATGCCGGAGAAGCGGCTATATTGAAAGATTTTCAAAGTGGCCGTGTAGATGGGGTGCTGTTATCCGTATCAAGAGAAACCACCACTGCTGCGCATGTGCAGGAGCTGCTGGAAAAAGAAGTGCCGGTTGTGTTTTTCGATCGGGTCCTGGAAGCGGTGCCGGTACCCAAAATAGTGACTGATGATTTTGAAAGTGCCTATAGAGCTACCACCCACCTGATCGAACAAGGCTGCCGCCGCATTGCTTATCTGGGGCTTTCTGAAAGTCTTTCTATCTGCAATCGCCGCCGGGAAGGCTGTGAACAAGCGCTGGAAGACCACTCCCTGCCCTGTCTCAGGCGAAATATGCTCACCTGCTCTACCGACGCCACGCAGAATTTCCGGATGGTGAAAAAACTACTGCAGCATCCTGAAAGACCCGACGGTATCATTGCCTCCGTGGAAAAACTGACGGCCACCGTGTACCAGGCCTGCCAGCAGCTCGCCCTTCATATGCCGGAAGACATCAGACTGGTTTGTTTTTCCAACCTGGAAATCGCCACTATCCTTCAGCCTTCCCTGAGTACTGTAACACAACCCGCTTTTGATATGGGCAAGGCCGCTGCAGAAACACTGGTGAAATGGCTGGAAAAAAGAACACTAACGGCGAAGGACGTACGTATTGTGATTCCTTCGGAACTGATGGTGAGAGGATCGAGTGGGAAATGA
- the tssD gene encoding type VI secretion system tube protein TssD: MSFKAVLNIDGEEMNILECDFSFSQQTDHNGKPAARPKGGVINLVIESAGETHLFDWMVSNTQTKNGSIIFFRRDSMSRLKELKFTDAFCVGYTEQFNAANEQPLQIQLSLSARELKLNNSVYQNPWAH, encoded by the coding sequence ATGTCTTTTAAAGCAGTTCTCAACATCGACGGAGAAGAAATGAACATCCTGGAGTGCGACTTTTCCTTCAGTCAGCAAACAGACCACAATGGAAAGCCTGCAGCCCGCCCCAAAGGAGGTGTTATCAACCTGGTAATAGAATCTGCCGGCGAAACCCATCTTTTTGACTGGATGGTCTCCAATACCCAAACGAAAAACGGCAGCATCATTTTTTTCCGCCGCGACTCCATGTCCAGGCTGAAAGAACTGAAGTTTACCGACGCCTTTTGTGTTGGGTATACCGAGCAGTTCAATGCCGCTAATGAACAACCTTTGCAGATCCAGTTGTCCCTTTCTGCCCGTGAACTGAAACTGAACAATTCAGTTTATCAGAACCCCTGGGCACACTGA
- a CDS encoding FAD-dependent oxidoreductase, which translates to MTQLPTNFHILIAGGGISGLALALFLKKAGISCSVYEAYTYRASAGGGFNIAPNGMNVLNTLGLAQKIIDAGAIAEEFCMRNGKGKVIGHIQNGSPEKYGQPGVSLSRAALYDILLEEIHAQGLKIQYEKRLCDIRQDEQGVTAVFADGSQAVGDILIGADGVHSATRQLLFPEGPTPAFTGMKNYGGFTPLSAVPQLTTREINSLNFTFGNNGFFGYCAAGNDMAMWWSNLPSDEPFTKAELESTTLEDVKATMLERYHDYHAPVAALITNTEKVLKVNVSDIASLPTWHKDRVLLIGDAAHAVSPNAGQGASMALEDAMYLAMLLRDAGVGSYAAAFRKFENDRKPRVEKIVAEGRRRGATKTILKPWQAKIREWLMALLIPLFAAKNADWLYKYRLDWKMKY; encoded by the coding sequence ATGACACAGCTCCCAACAAACTTCCATATACTTATTGCCGGTGGCGGCATCAGTGGCCTGGCGCTGGCGCTCTTCCTGAAAAAGGCCGGCATTTCCTGCAGTGTTTATGAAGCATATACTTACAGGGCTTCTGCCGGCGGTGGGTTTAATATCGCTCCCAATGGTATGAATGTGCTGAATACCCTGGGCCTGGCACAAAAAATAATTGATGCAGGTGCTATAGCGGAAGAGTTTTGTATGCGTAATGGCAAAGGCAAAGTGATCGGCCATATACAAAACGGTTCTCCGGAAAAATATGGGCAACCAGGTGTAAGCCTTTCCCGCGCTGCATTATATGATATTTTGCTGGAAGAAATCCATGCACAGGGCCTTAAAATTCAATATGAAAAAAGACTTTGTGATATCCGTCAGGATGAACAGGGTGTTACTGCTGTATTCGCAGATGGTTCCCAGGCAGTAGGTGATATACTGATTGGAGCAGATGGTGTACACTCTGCTACCCGGCAGCTTCTTTTTCCGGAGGGGCCTACTCCGGCTTTTACAGGCATGAAAAATTACGGCGGTTTCACTCCTCTTTCTGCCGTACCCCAATTAACAACCCGCGAAATCAACAGCCTCAACTTCACTTTCGGTAACAACGGATTTTTCGGTTATTGCGCAGCCGGTAATGATATGGCTATGTGGTGGTCCAATCTCCCTTCTGATGAACCTTTTACCAAAGCTGAACTGGAATCTACTACGCTGGAAGACGTAAAAGCCACGATGCTGGAACGGTACCACGATTACCATGCCCCGGTAGCTGCTCTGATTACCAATACAGAAAAGGTACTGAAGGTAAATGTGTCAGATATCGCATCTCTTCCTACCTGGCATAAGGACCGGGTATTGCTGATCGGTGATGCAGCACATGCCGTAAGCCCTAATGCCGGCCAGGGAGCCTCCATGGCGTTGGAAGATGCCATGTATCTGGCAATGCTGCTGCGTGATGCCGGCGTGGGTTCCTATGCAGCCGCTTTCCGTAAATTTGAAAACGACCGTAAGCCGAGGGTAGAAAAGATTGTAGCAGAAGGAAGAAGAAGAGGTGCCACAAAGACCATCCTTAAACCCTGGCAGGCTAAAATCCGGGAGTGGTTGATGGCTTTGCTGATCCCGCTGTTTGCAGCAAAAAATGCAGACTGGCTGTATAAATACCGACTTGACTGGAAAATGAAATACTGA
- a CDS encoding Crp/Fnr family transcriptional regulator codes for MKKTTLTFEASVLQNAQLDSISKEMLFNAAQTQVVKQGDYLLTEGQICQHIWLVEKGACRAFYDNNHKEINTAFFFEQAFITNMKSLRNNEPSLYHLQAIEATTLLRWRKEELTALYQQSSAIAAYGTAQLEQLAITSEAHADWLKVLNPEERYEYILQHQPQLVQRVSITQLSSYIGISRETLSRIRRRVL; via the coding sequence ATGAAAAAAACAACCCTCACTTTTGAAGCATCCGTCCTTCAAAACGCCCAACTGGATAGCATTTCAAAAGAAATGTTATTTAACGCAGCACAAACACAAGTGGTCAAACAAGGTGACTATCTATTAACAGAAGGACAAATCTGCCAACATATATGGCTGGTGGAAAAGGGCGCCTGCCGCGCATTCTACGATAATAACCATAAAGAAATCAATACCGCTTTTTTCTTCGAACAGGCATTTATCACCAACATGAAAAGTCTGCGTAACAACGAACCTTCCCTTTATCATCTGCAGGCAATAGAAGCCACCACCTTATTACGCTGGCGTAAAGAAGAGCTGACAGCACTGTATCAGCAATCGTCCGCCATAGCCGCCTATGGCACCGCACAACTCGAACAACTCGCCATCACCAGCGAAGCCCATGCCGACTGGTTAAAAGTGCTAAACCCCGAAGAACGTTACGAGTACATCCTGCAACATCAGCCTCAATTAGTGCAACGTGTATCTATTACACAACTAAGTTCCTATATCGGTATCTCCCGGGAAACCCTCAGTCGCATCCGGCGCCGCGTTTTGTGA
- a CDS encoding helix-turn-helix transcriptional regulator, with protein MSTYTVLSEATSLEDKLKALQAIERELPAVFIVMNVEKDYVEYMSENGRRQLDVSMETLQAMGHSYYDTYFSPHDVADYLPKITAMLSAPAEKDAAVTFFQQVRLARHLDWSWHLGTTRVFMRNAKGIPTHVITCAIPIDPLHHVSSKVNRLLEENNFLRRNQHIFAALTKREKEILRLMALGFSAGEIAEKVHISEKTAVTHRRNIKSKIGAQSGYDLTSFAQAFDLI; from the coding sequence ATGAGTACGTATACCGTATTATCCGAGGCTACCAGTCTTGAAGACAAGCTGAAAGCCCTGCAGGCAATAGAGCGTGAGTTGCCGGCAGTATTTATTGTTATGAACGTGGAGAAGGATTACGTGGAATATATGTCAGAGAACGGGCGGCGTCAGCTGGACGTTTCGATGGAAACGTTGCAGGCCATGGGGCATAGCTATTACGACACTTATTTTAGTCCGCATGATGTGGCAGACTATCTGCCTAAGATTACCGCCATGCTGAGTGCTCCGGCAGAGAAAGATGCCGCAGTGACCTTTTTTCAGCAGGTGAGGCTGGCCCGCCACCTCGACTGGTCCTGGCACCTGGGCACTACCCGTGTATTTATGCGCAATGCCAAAGGAATACCTACCCATGTGATCACCTGCGCCATTCCCATCGATCCGCTGCATCATGTTTCCAGTAAAGTAAACCGGCTGCTGGAAGAAAATAATTTCCTGCGGAGAAACCAGCATATTTTTGCCGCACTTACCAAACGGGAAAAGGAAATCCTTCGCTTGATGGCATTGGGTTTCAGTGCAGGGGAAATAGCAGAAAAAGTGCATATCTCGGAAAAAACAGCCGTTACCCATCGCCGGAATATTAAAAGCAAGATAGGGGCCCAGTCGGGTTATGACCTGACCAGTTTTGCACAGGCTTTTGACCTCATCTGA
- a CDS encoding SRPBCC family protein, with amino-acid sequence MSQGFFLRNDITINAPANVVWDTLVNPEKTKQYMYGCETVSDWKKGSELLWTMIHEGKELVAVKGVIEEIIPNELLVYTTIDPNSNIDDASENYLKVTYRLSDQNGQTLLQVSQGDYTTVAEGDRRYKEAMEAGGWASILTEIKKVAESN; translated from the coding sequence ATGAGCCAAGGATTCTTCTTAAGAAATGATATTACTATCAACGCTCCTGCTAATGTAGTATGGGATACACTGGTGAACCCGGAAAAAACCAAACAGTATATGTATGGTTGTGAAACAGTATCCGACTGGAAAAAGGGCAGTGAACTGCTGTGGACCATGATACATGAAGGTAAGGAGCTGGTAGCTGTAAAAGGCGTGATCGAAGAGATCATCCCCAATGAGTTGCTGGTATATACTACTATTGATCCCAACTCCAACATCGACGATGCTTCTGAAAACTACCTGAAAGTAACTTACCGGTTGTCTGATCAGAATGGCCAGACCCTGCTGCAGGTAAGCCAAGGCGATTATACGACAGTGGCTGAGGGTGACAGAAGATACAAGGAAGCGATGGAGGCCGGTGGCTGGGCTTCTATCCTGACAGAGATTAAAAAAGTGGCAGAGTCCAATTAA
- a CDS encoding sodium/sugar symporter — MNKLHQADYIVFFIYFLAIASYGYYIYHRKKTAATSSRDFFLAEGSLTWWAIGASLIASNISAEHFIGMSGSGFALGLAISTYEWMAAATLIIVAVFFIPLYLKNKIYTMPQFLAKRYNDKVSTVMAVFWLLVYVFVNLTSIIYLGALAIASISAIPFEWCIAGLCIFAVIVTLGGMKVIGYTDVVQVAVLIIGGLVTTYLALSLLSEKFGYGSHILQGLSVLRKEAPSHFHMIFSSDHPYYKDLPGLSVLIGGMWINNLAYWGCNQYITQRALGANLQTARKGILFAAFLKLLVPVIAVLPGIVMFVLHKNGMFQQEMTDATGTIKPDHAYPTLMNLLPPGLKGVAFAALTAAIVASLAGKANSISTIFSLDIYKKFFQPAASEKQLVNVGRWAVIIAMLLAAIVTPSLRSLDQAYQFIQEYVGFISPGVLAIFLLGFFWKRTTAGAALTGALLTIPISTVLKFLPAWTHGAFPDYPFLDRMSITFVLIVLIMIAISIIRPTDAEGQAIEIDKSMFRTTPGFVVGSVIIVGILTALYTVFW, encoded by the coding sequence ATGAACAAGCTGCATCAGGCTGACTACATCGTTTTCTTCATCTACTTCCTTGCCATTGCCTCTTACGGCTATTACATCTACCACAGAAAAAAAACAGCTGCCACCAGTTCCCGTGATTTTTTTCTGGCCGAAGGATCGTTGACCTGGTGGGCTATCGGCGCCTCACTCATAGCTTCCAATATCTCGGCAGAACACTTCATCGGTATGTCCGGCTCCGGGTTTGCACTGGGCCTCGCCATCTCCACCTATGAATGGATGGCCGCTGCCACCCTGATCATCGTGGCTGTATTTTTTATACCACTGTACCTGAAGAATAAGATATACACCATGCCACAGTTTCTGGCCAAAAGGTATAATGATAAAGTCAGTACTGTAATGGCTGTATTCTGGTTGCTGGTATATGTATTCGTCAACCTCACTTCCATCATCTACCTCGGCGCACTGGCCATTGCTTCCATCTCTGCCATCCCATTTGAATGGTGTATAGCAGGGCTCTGTATTTTCGCAGTTATCGTTACGCTCGGTGGTATGAAAGTGATCGGCTACACCGATGTAGTACAGGTGGCCGTGCTGATCATCGGCGGCCTCGTCACCACCTATCTTGCGCTCTCCTTACTATCAGAGAAATTCGGTTATGGAAGCCATATCCTGCAAGGCTTGTCTGTACTGCGAAAAGAAGCACCTTCACATTTTCATATGATCTTCAGCAGTGACCATCCGTATTATAAAGACCTTCCAGGCCTGTCCGTCTTGATCGGTGGTATGTGGATCAACAATCTCGCTTATTGGGGATGTAATCAGTATATCACACAACGCGCACTGGGAGCCAATTTACAGACGGCACGCAAAGGGATATTATTTGCGGCTTTCCTGAAACTGCTGGTCCCCGTGATTGCTGTGCTGCCGGGCATTGTAATGTTTGTACTGCACAAAAATGGTATGTTTCAACAGGAGATGACCGATGCGACTGGCACCATCAAACCGGACCACGCGTATCCTACCCTGATGAACCTGCTACCGCCAGGCCTCAAAGGTGTAGCGTTTGCTGCACTCACAGCAGCCATCGTGGCCTCTTTGGCAGGAAAAGCCAACAGTATCTCCACCATCTTCTCACTGGATATCTATAAAAAATTCTTTCAGCCTGCTGCCAGCGAAAAACAATTGGTCAACGTTGGCCGCTGGGCTGTTATCATCGCCATGCTACTGGCTGCCATCGTCACACCTTCGCTGCGATCACTCGACCAGGCCTATCAGTTCATTCAGGAATATGTCGGGTTTATCTCTCCTGGTGTATTGGCTATATTCCTGCTCGGCTTTTTCTGGAAAAGAACAACAGCCGGAGCAGCACTCACCGGCGCGCTACTCACCATCCCCATATCAACCGTACTCAAGTTCCTGCCAGCATGGACCCATGGCGCTTTTCCTGACTATCCATTCCTCGACCGCATGTCTATCACTTTTGTATTGATTGTACTGATCATGATAGCGATCAGCATCATAAGGCCCACAGACGCAGAAGGTCAGGCTATCGAAATAGACAAGTCCATGTTCCGCACCACACCGGGTTTTGTCGTGGGCTCAGTAATCATCGTGGGTATTCTGACGGCTTTATATACCGTGTTCTGGTGA
- a CDS encoding helix-turn-helix domain-containing protein, which translates to MTTWTCDGILIGHGLSSFRELFTYPAHSDNDVVRLHFGLRGDYLFTYQQLGRTFDLVGGHHNIMYSHPFDIVVQNKALEIETFGVQFPRETFLSFTQNASDQLKRFAECIVLGKPVLFSDTWGAVDTQIEQVISQVMHSKYAGDFQRLFLLSKALELLVLSAESCNMAASKANPFLKNKQDTEKIIAVRDLINTRLDSPPSLTEIAKTVGLNEYKLKRGFKEKFNNTVFGYLADQRLQLAHQYLRDTRKTAAEIAAELGYATPQHFNNAFKKKFGITPFSVRNNP; encoded by the coding sequence ATGACGACCTGGACCTGCGATGGTATCCTCATCGGACACGGTCTGTCTTCATTCAGAGAACTATTTACCTACCCCGCCCATAGTGACAATGATGTGGTGAGGCTGCACTTCGGTCTCAGGGGGGATTACCTCTTTACTTATCAGCAACTGGGACGAACATTTGATCTGGTAGGCGGTCATCACAATATCATGTACTCCCATCCTTTTGATATCGTGGTACAGAATAAAGCCCTGGAAATAGAGACTTTCGGGGTGCAGTTTCCAAGAGAGACCTTCCTGAGTTTCACCCAAAACGCAAGCGACCAGTTGAAGCGTTTTGCGGAATGTATTGTGCTGGGTAAGCCCGTTCTGTTTTCCGATACCTGGGGCGCCGTAGATACACAGATAGAGCAAGTCATCTCCCAGGTTATGCACAGCAAGTATGCCGGTGATTTTCAGCGGCTGTTTCTGTTGTCAAAAGCCCTGGAGCTGCTGGTACTGTCTGCCGAATCCTGTAATATGGCTGCCAGTAAAGCCAATCCATTCTTAAAAAATAAACAGGACACAGAAAAAATCATCGCTGTCCGCGATCTGATCAATACCCGGCTGGATTCCCCACCCAGCCTTACTGAGATCGCCAAAACAGTCGGATTAAATGAATACAAACTAAAACGGGGCTTCAAAGAAAAGTTCAATAATACTGTGTTTGGTTATCTGGCTGATCAACGGTTACAACTAGCCCATCAATATCTGCGGGATACGCGCAAAACAGCCGCTGAGATAGCTGCCGAGCTGGGATATGCTACCCCACAGCATTTCAACAACGCCTTTAAAAAGAAATTTGGTATCACTCCGTTTTCGGTTAGAAATAATCCGTAA
- a CDS encoding inositol oxygenase family protein — protein MDNKQPSFNEQEQNPLTSLDQWEDAVLERYPTPESIATSKSVDEYRNYDTPERDTVREFYRLNHTYQTYDFVVEKRNNFLRFDKKEMPVWEAFQFLNQLVDDSDPDTDLDQFQHLLQTSEAIRNDGHPDWMVLTGLMHDMGKVLCLFGEPQWAVVGDTFPVGCPYSDKVVYPEFFRNNPDYQNKAYQEGCGIYQRGCGLRNVHMSWGHDEYVYQMMKDHLPESGLYMLRYHSFYAWHREGAYDYLLDDHDREMLKWVKLFNPYDLYSKNPVPPDWNKLRPYYEDLVAKYLPATLKF, from the coding sequence ATGGATAACAAACAGCCATCCTTCAATGAGCAAGAACAAAATCCTTTAACAAGCCTTGATCAATGGGAAGATGCCGTACTGGAACGTTACCCCACACCTGAGAGTATTGCCACATCAAAATCCGTTGATGAATACCGTAACTATGATACGCCTGAAAGAGATACTGTGCGCGAGTTTTACCGGCTCAATCATACTTATCAGACCTACGATTTTGTAGTAGAGAAAAGAAATAATTTCCTCCGGTTTGATAAAAAAGAAATGCCGGTATGGGAAGCCTTTCAGTTTCTGAATCAGCTGGTAGACGATTCAGATCCCGACACAGACCTGGACCAGTTCCAGCACCTGCTGCAAACATCCGAAGCCATCAGAAACGACGGCCATCCCGACTGGATGGTGCTCACTGGCCTCATGCACGATATGGGCAAAGTATTGTGTCTCTTCGGAGAACCACAATGGGCCGTAGTAGGAGACACCTTCCCCGTTGGCTGTCCTTACTCCGACAAAGTTGTTTATCCGGAGTTTTTCCGGAATAATCCTGACTATCAAAACAAAGCCTATCAGGAAGGCTGCGGCATCTATCAGCGAGGATGCGGCCTGCGCAACGTTCATATGTCCTGGGGACATGATGAATACGTATACCAGATGATGAAAGACCATCTTCCGGAATCAGGCCTGTACATGCTGCGCTACCATTCATTCTACGCCTGGCACCGGGAAGGCGCCTACGATTATCTCCTCGATGATCATGACCGCGAAATGCTCAAATGGGTGAAGCTCTTCAACCCATATGATCTCTATTCCAAAAATCCGGTACCACCAGACTGGAACAAGCTTCGGCCTTATTATGAAGACCTGGTGGCCAAATACCTGCCGGCTACTTTAAAGTTCTGA
- a CDS encoding helix-turn-helix transcriptional regulator has protein sequence MKSKLLREITPLTQSDCFSLFSREKTAFDFPLHYHDEFELNFILHAAGARRIIGDHMEDIENMELVLVGPNLQHGWFTHKHKGGTIKEITIQFHRDLFDEKFLQRSQMSFVKNMFDRSLRGILFSEETTRQIMPRLVNLPQKQGFDSVLELMSILHDLSTSRNMRILSDATFRNLETFSYNSRRVESVMHYLNSSFDKNISLHEAAKLASMTDVAFSRFFKARIGKTFVDTLIEIRLGHASRMLIETTQTVNEIAYKCGFNNISNFNRIFKKKKDCTPKEFRMAYTASGTRTFV, from the coding sequence ATGAAAAGCAAATTGCTACGCGAAATCACCCCATTGACCCAAAGCGACTGCTTCTCCCTTTTCTCCCGGGAAAAAACTGCCTTCGACTTTCCACTTCATTATCATGATGAATTTGAACTGAACTTCATCCTGCACGCTGCCGGCGCCCGGCGTATTATCGGCGACCATATGGAAGACATTGAAAATATGGAACTGGTATTGGTAGGACCCAATCTGCAACACGGATGGTTTACCCATAAACATAAAGGCGGCACCATCAAGGAAATCACCATCCAGTTTCATCGCGACCTGTTTGATGAAAAATTCCTGCAACGCAGCCAGATGAGTTTTGTTAAAAACATGTTTGATCGCTCGCTGAGGGGAATCCTGTTTTCCGAAGAAACCACCCGGCAAATCATGCCCAGGCTGGTCAACCTGCCACAAAAACAAGGCTTCGACTCCGTACTGGAATTAATGTCTATCCTTCACGACCTGTCTACCAGCCGTAATATGCGCATCCTCTCCGATGCCACCTTCCGGAACCTGGAAACATTTTCCTATAACAGCCGTCGTGTAGAGAGCGTCATGCATTATCTCAACAGCAGCTTCGACAAAAACATCTCCCTTCATGAAGCTGCCAAGCTAGCATCCATGACAGACGTAGCTTTCAGTCGTTTTTTCAAAGCCAGAATCGGAAAAACATTTGTGGATACACTCATAGAAATCAGACTGGGTCACGCCTCCCGTATGCTGATAGAAACAACACAGACGGTCAATGAAATTGCTTATAAATGCGGGTTTAACAATATCTCCAACTTCAATCGCATCTTCAAAAAGAAAAAAGATTGTACG
- a CDS encoding ester cyclase encodes MELTRQKELITRYITEVWDEGNTNNLSMYLHPNFKDFSLPEELSPDANGLKEWVDLTHQSLQPQTIIEEHLAEPDRCIIRISMHLKHVGLWRGIPATGITATTHGYRSFLLKDGLILEHRALIDGNTLERQLSSTTITGCKAKPAGN; translated from the coding sequence ATGGAACTGACTAGGCAAAAAGAACTGATCACCCGCTACATTACGGAAGTATGGGATGAAGGCAACACCAACAACTTATCGATGTACCTGCATCCGAACTTTAAGGATTTTTCCCTTCCCGAAGAACTTTCACCAGATGCTAATGGATTGAAAGAATGGGTTGACCTCACTCATCAGTCCCTTCAACCACAGACGATCATTGAGGAACACCTCGCCGAGCCAGACAGGTGCATAATCCGCATCTCCATGCACCTGAAACATGTTGGCTTATGGCGAGGTATTCCTGCAACAGGCATCACTGCCACCACCCACGGCTATCGTTCCTTTCTGCTCAAAGATGGTCTTATCCTTGAGCACCGGGCACTGATTGATGGCAATACCCTCGAACGACAGCTCAGTAGTACGACTATTACGGGCTGCAAGGCTAAACCTGCTGGCAACTAA